One stretch of Vibrio nitrifigilis DNA includes these proteins:
- the pilM gene encoding pilus assembly protein PilM, whose translation MGISSRVTGVDIGHYSIKAVTLTPTHHDMYSVVFCAELLVPCGIFADNHMLDYQKIVKKLKELKKTLPVFSYKVATSIPDSAVITKQLQLDSYQLSHLDIKSHVQEQLPFLSEDLSFDYIPSVEVHSSTHLGPRYQVVATRQSLIANRTSLFESAGFTPLMVNQQANSLSAVWHFLAQKMGQQHWFILEIGLTQVTLCHGGADEMSFYQTNTRYEELTDSGRPLWVEWVEQQIAMYRSGADVRRIDGIWVGGGGGCSAQLLHDLNRWLALPTKAIPIDQLCDMRSTQLVLSSNYTAAFGMALSGLHWMRTRHALCN comes from the coding sequence ATGGGTATATCATCACGAGTTACAGGTGTCGATATTGGCCATTACAGTATAAAAGCTGTCACTTTAACGCCGACACACCATGATATGTATTCAGTGGTGTTCTGTGCGGAGTTGCTCGTACCCTGTGGTATTTTCGCTGATAACCACATGCTGGATTATCAGAAAATTGTAAAGAAACTCAAAGAACTAAAAAAGACCTTACCGGTATTTAGTTATAAAGTTGCTACTAGCATTCCTGACTCAGCAGTAATAACTAAACAATTACAGTTAGATAGCTACCAACTTTCGCATTTAGACATCAAGTCTCATGTTCAAGAACAATTGCCATTTTTATCAGAAGACCTTAGTTTTGACTACATTCCGAGCGTGGAAGTTCACTCTAGCACTCATTTAGGTCCTCGTTATCAAGTCGTTGCAACGCGCCAGTCCTTAATCGCAAATAGAACCTCATTATTCGAAAGTGCCGGTTTTACCCCATTAATGGTAAATCAACAAGCGAATAGTTTATCTGCTGTATGGCACTTTTTAGCTCAGAAAATGGGGCAACAACATTGGTTCATTTTAGAGATAGGTTTAACCCAAGTGACTTTATGTCATGGGGGTGCTGATGAGATGTCTTTTTACCAAACCAATACCCGATATGAAGAATTGACTGACTCTGGACGACCATTATGGGTGGAATGGGTTGAACAGCAAATTGCTATGTATCGTTCAGGTGCTGATGTTAGACGTATTGATGGTATCTGGGTTGGTGGTGGGGGTGGCTGTTCAGCGCAACTACTCCATGATCTCAATCGTTGGTTGGCTTTACCAACGAAGGCTATTCCAATAGATCAACTTTGTGATATGCGCAGTACTCAGCTCGTTCTGAGTTCTAACTATACCGCTGCCTTTGGTATGGCACTTAGTGGGTTGCACTGGATGAGGACTCGCCATGCATTATGCAATTAA
- a CDS encoding penicillin-binding protein 1A, whose translation MKFIKRLVIFSLICTFLGVTTIFGFYLYVKPELPDVATLKDVKLQTPMQVYSQDGKLIAQFGEKRRIPLKLDQMPKELIDAFIATEDSRFYEHYGFDPIGIARAAVAVMISGSATQGASTITQQLARNFFLSNEKKIMRKIKEIFIAVHIEQLLTKDEILELYLNKIYLGYRSYGVGAAAQVYFGKEVKDLTLGEMATIAGLPKAPSTMNPIYSIKRATKRRNVVLARMLDENYITREQYEQAKAEPLVAKYHGAEVELNAPYVAELARAWMVKHYGDDVYTSGKKVYTTVNSKLQEAANHAAVNNLLAYDERHGYRGAIKQLWKDDQPAWDTDKIEDYLTDQPTYGELYPAVVTQVNDQTAQVTVKNHGQQVIAWQDMNWARRFITDNRQGPLPETASDILSPGDQIWVQPLTDDKKESEDLPSEDPEVLNEQRFTHWKLSQVPNANTAFVAMNPENGAVKALVGGFNFVHNKFNRATQSVRQVGSSIKPFIYSAAIDSGMTLATLINDAPINQWDKSQGTAWRPQNSPPTYGGPTRIRIGLAQSKNVMAVRTLREVGLDKTRHYLTRFGFDLDKLPRSETIALGAGSLTPVKLAQGYSVFANGGYYVQHFYINRVEGPFGDVEYKANPKIICRKDCQTNKDNAGFDEHDANTEYAPQVISAQNAFLVREMMYSNIWGGGNWSHGTGWNGTGWRAQVLHRRDIGGKTGTTNDSKDAWYDGFAPDLVATAWVGFDDHSRDLGHTTPNPNIKDDIHGAEAGAKTAQPAWIEFMKHALADVPHQNKQIPDGIIRVRIDRATGLLTNKPDYTSMFEYFIKGTEPKEYVSDGVSDNIYTTPSGDDSSLF comes from the coding sequence GTGAAGTTCATAAAGCGATTAGTAATATTTTCATTAATTTGCACATTTCTTGGAGTCACTACTATTTTTGGATTTTACCTTTATGTGAAACCAGAATTGCCCGATGTAGCGACACTAAAGGACGTCAAATTACAAACCCCAATGCAGGTCTATAGCCAAGACGGCAAATTGATTGCTCAATTTGGTGAAAAGCGCCGCATTCCTTTAAAACTCGATCAGATGCCAAAAGAACTGATCGACGCATTTATTGCCACAGAAGATTCCCGATTTTACGAACACTATGGATTCGACCCTATCGGGATTGCTCGCGCCGCCGTTGCAGTGATGATTTCTGGCAGTGCGACACAAGGGGCAAGTACTATCACACAGCAATTAGCGCGAAATTTCTTCTTAAGTAATGAGAAGAAAATTATGCGTAAGATAAAAGAAATTTTTATCGCTGTTCACATCGAGCAGTTGCTGACTAAAGATGAGATTCTCGAGCTTTACCTCAACAAAATTTACTTGGGTTATCGTTCTTATGGTGTTGGTGCTGCCGCTCAAGTCTATTTTGGTAAAGAAGTAAAAGACCTCACATTAGGTGAAATGGCGACGATTGCTGGCTTACCTAAAGCGCCATCCACCATGAATCCTATTTACTCAATTAAGCGTGCGACAAAACGTCGTAACGTTGTTTTAGCTCGTATGCTCGATGAGAACTACATTACTCGCGAACAATATGAGCAAGCGAAAGCAGAGCCATTGGTAGCAAAATATCATGGCGCAGAAGTCGAACTAAATGCTCCTTATGTCGCAGAGCTAGCCCGTGCATGGATGGTAAAACACTATGGTGATGACGTTTATACCTCAGGTAAAAAAGTCTACACCACGGTGAACTCGAAACTACAAGAAGCAGCTAACCACGCGGCAGTAAATAACCTATTAGCTTACGACGAACGTCACGGCTATCGTGGTGCGATTAAGCAATTGTGGAAAGATGATCAGCCTGCTTGGGATACAGACAAAATAGAAGATTATCTCACTGACCAACCTACTTATGGTGAGCTTTATCCTGCAGTCGTTACTCAAGTTAATGATCAAACAGCGCAAGTTACAGTGAAAAACCACGGCCAACAAGTGATTGCTTGGCAAGATATGAACTGGGCTCGTCGCTTTATCACTGACAACAGACAAGGTCCACTTCCAGAAACGGCGAGTGACATACTCAGCCCAGGCGATCAGATTTGGGTACAACCGCTAACTGATGATAAGAAAGAGTCTGAAGATTTACCTTCAGAAGATCCTGAAGTGCTAAATGAACAGAGATTTACTCATTGGAAACTTAGCCAAGTACCTAACGCGAATACCGCCTTCGTTGCGATGAACCCTGAAAATGGTGCGGTAAAAGCGTTGGTTGGCGGATTTAACTTTGTGCATAACAAATTTAACCGTGCCACTCAATCGGTACGTCAGGTCGGTTCAAGTATCAAGCCATTTATCTATTCCGCAGCCATTGATAGTGGCATGACTCTAGCCACCTTGATTAATGATGCCCCGATTAACCAGTGGGATAAAAGCCAAGGTACAGCATGGCGTCCACAAAACTCACCTCCAACGTATGGTGGCCCAACACGTATTCGTATTGGTTTAGCACAATCGAAAAACGTGATGGCAGTACGAACTCTGCGTGAAGTTGGTTTGGATAAAACTCGTCATTACTTAACACGTTTTGGTTTTGACTTGGACAAATTACCTCGCTCAGAGACCATTGCATTAGGTGCTGGTAGCTTAACTCCCGTGAAATTGGCTCAAGGCTATTCTGTCTTCGCCAACGGTGGTTACTACGTACAACACTTCTATATCAATCGAGTTGAAGGTCCTTTTGGTGACGTGGAATATAAAGCGAATCCAAAGATAATTTGTCGTAAAGATTGTCAGACCAACAAAGATAATGCAGGTTTTGATGAACACGATGCCAATACAGAATATGCTCCACAAGTCATCTCTGCACAAAATGCGTTCTTAGTGCGTGAAATGATGTACAGCAACATTTGGGGTGGCGGTAACTGGTCTCATGGCACGGGTTGGAACGGTACTGGTTGGCGAGCTCAAGTCCTACACCGTCGTGATATCGGTGGTAAAACAGGGACAACCAACGATTCAAAAGATGCTTGGTATGATGGTTTTGCCCCAGACCTTGTTGCAACAGCTTGGGTCGGATTCGATGACCATAGCCGCGATTTAGGTCATACAACACCAAATCCAAATATCAAAGACGATATTCATGGTGCAGAAGCGGGAGCAAAAACCGCCCAACCAGCTTGGATAGAGTTTATGAAACATGCATTAGCCGACGTACCGCACCAGAATAAACAAATCCCTGACGGCATTATTCGAGTGCGTATTGACCGCGCAACAGGTCTGCTAACCAATAAACCTGATTACACATCCATGTTCGAATACTTTATTAAAGGGACCGAACCCAAAGAGTATGTGTCTGATGGTGTTTCAGACAACATCTATACGACGCC
- a CDS encoding PilN domain-containing protein, which yields MHYAINLLPWREQRSVRLRRRLLMCSTGVAVLLLVIQVTLYFVLQQESDLIEQQMNASRYRQHQLHSQHQILQSIHREYLSLRDKASVLAQLRQQNNQVLYVMNVLPRLLPQDMVLNRIDWQLNQITLKLNAVKSAEIGHFIRQLEREPLIERVLLGSLVEQGKKQTRELELSLWIKGEF from the coding sequence ATGCATTATGCAATTAACTTACTTCCGTGGCGGGAGCAACGAAGTGTTAGGCTGCGGCGTCGGCTGCTTATGTGCTCGACTGGCGTTGCGGTATTGCTACTTGTTATTCAAGTTACTTTGTACTTTGTGTTACAGCAGGAAAGTGATTTGATTGAGCAGCAAATGAATGCTTCTCGATATAGACAACATCAACTACATAGCCAGCACCAAATATTGCAATCTATCCACCGTGAATACCTGAGCTTACGAGACAAAGCGAGTGTTTTAGCTCAATTACGTCAGCAAAATAACCAAGTGTTATACGTGATGAATGTTCTGCCAAGACTATTACCTCAAGATATGGTTTTGAATAGAATTGATTGGCAGTTAAATCAAATAACTTTAAAACTAAATGCAGTGAAAAGTGCCGAGATCGGACATTTTATTCGTCAATTGGAGCGTGAACCTCTTATTGAGCGTGTTTTGCTAGGTTCTCTTGTTGAACAAGGCAAGAAACAAACACGAGAACTGGAACTTTCTCTCTGGATAAAAGGGGAGTTCTAG